CATTATCACTGGCATATAAGATCACGCTGATTCCTTTTTCTTTTGCCAACTTCAATACAAAATCATATAAGTCCTGCTTTGCCCCAATGTCTACACCTTTTGCCGGGTCAGAAAGAAGTAATACATTAATATCAAAAGGAATCCATTTTCCGACAACAACCTTCTGTTGATTTCCTCCAGATAAATTATTTACTTTCTGATCAATTGTATCTGTTTTGATCGACAGAATCTTTACTACTTCTTCCGCTTCTTTCTGATATTTTTTTACCGGTGTAAAAAGCGGTTGTTTTTTCATGGCCAGCTTTGGCATGATCATATTCTGATACACAGAATCCTGCATCATCAGCCCTTCGGTCTGACGGTCTCCTGGTACAAATACAATGCCTTCCCGAATGGTCGTCTTTGGAGATTTTAAGGAAATCTCTTTACCATCCAATATAGCCTGCCCCTTTATTTTTTTATAATTTCCAGCTAGTGCCAGCATCAGTTCAACCTGTCCTTGTCCCTGTAACCCTCCAACTCCAAGAACCTCTCCTTTTTTCACAGACAGATTGATATGTTTCAAAATCTCCTGATACTGCAAATCCTTCACTTCAAATTTTGTCTCTTCCGAAATGTCTTCATTTTTATGTTTCTCGGATGTACCCTCTATATCACCGGTAATCAATCCTATAATCTCATCCTGGTTTTTCCCGTCTTTTTCAAAATCAATGCTTCCGGTGTTTTTTCCATTATTAAATACCACAATGTCATCACAGATCTCCATGATCTCTCCCATTCGATGAGATGTGAAAATAATTGCTACACCTTCTGATGCAAGTTTTTTCATATACCAGAATAAAGCCTTTACCTGTGCCTGCTCCAATGCTGCTGTTGGCTCATCTAATATTAAGAGCCTTGGCTCTTCTGAAATTGCTTTTATAATTTCAACAATCTGTTTCTCACTGGAATTTAACTGAATCACTTTTCTTTCGATATCGAATCCAGGAACAAACTGGTCGATCAGTTCCCGTGTTTTTTCCCTTGCCGCCTGGTTGTCAAGGAAAACCCCTTTTCTCTGTTCAAAACTTAAAACTACATTCTGCCAGACTGTCAGATCCGGAATCAAACTTAGATTTTGAAATGCCATAACAATTCCGGCTCTTTTTGCTTCGATAGGATCCCGAAAAGCTACTTCTTTTCCCTGATATGTAATTGTCCCACCATCCGGAAGATATACACCTGTGATTATTTTTGAAATTGTACTCTTGCCAGAACCATTTGTCCCTAGCAATCCTGTAATTTTCCCCTCACGACATGTTATATTTCCATTGCTGAGGGCTGTAACTCCACCAAATCGTTTGACAATATTTTTCGCCTCTAGTATTGCCATTCGTTTTCCTCCTTAAAAAACTCTTCTCTCCTGTACCATTCAGACGTACAGAAGAGAAGAGTCTATCATTACTTATTTGAATAATGCCTGAACGCCGTCCTCATCAAACCATTCGTCTAAAAGATAATCATCTGATTTTCCATCAAGAAGTTTCATTGCATCATCAAAATTATCCTGTGTGTAGAATGACTGTACCTGATAATAATAAATATTGCCGTCTAATTTAGATTCATCTAATTCTTTACCTTCAGCCATATTTACAGCGATTCTCAGCGCGGATGCTGCGATTCCCGGAGGATTCGGCTGTGCACATGCCTGGAAATCTGCTCCCTCATCCATCAGTTTCTTCCATTCCTGGAAGAATGCCACACCAGGATCACCAATCATAGCTTTTGGAAGGATTCCTGCATCTTCACATGCAGATAAACATCCATAAGCCATACCATCCTGAGTGATAATACCATCAATATCTTTTGTTGTGCTTAAAATCTGTGCACATGCTGTTTTAGCCTGAGTCTGATCCCAACCGCCAGATGCTTTCTGTACAACTTCAAGATCCGGATTCTCTTCAAGCACTTCCTGCAATCCTTTATCTCTTGCGTTGTCTGCCGGGTTTCCATCAAGACCATTGATATTGATCAATTTACCTTTTCCATCCAATGCAGTTGCAATAAACTCTGCATTCTTCTTCATCCATGCAGTATGATCAAGCTGTACATTCAGAGCTCCCGGCGCATCACATCCGGTATCTGCAATCACTACCAATTTTCCTGCATCCTGAGCTTCTGCAATTGCTTCGTTCAATGCCGTACTGTCATTTGCATCAACGATGATGATATTGACATCCGGATCTGCTGTAAAGTCACGAATAATGTTTGCCTGTTCCGTTGCATCACCATTCGTTGTATTATTTACGATCTTATAATCTTTCAGCCGTCCATCTGCCTTGTACTCTTCTGCAACTTCCTTAAAGTCATCGATCATCTGATCTCTCCAGGAGGTTCCCGAAGAACCGGATGTAAAGCCGACTACCAGATCTCCTTCCGGAATAATCTTATACACATCGCCTTCCATCACGTTTTCTGATTTACTATCGGAAGATGCTTTGTCCGATTTATCCCCAGAACCACCGGAACAGCCAACCAACATAGTACTCAGAACTGCTACTGCACACAATACACTGACTAATCGCTTTTTCATTTCTTTTCCTCCTCTTTCTTGTTTTTTTGTATTGCATATGTGTTATTTGTAGTATACATTTCATACATTTATTTGTCAATCATTTTTCGAATATTTTTTAATTATAGTTGCATTTTCTATATTATGACGAATTTGTCAGATATTTTAGATTTTAGCTTGACAACTCCTTTTCTATAGGCTTATGCTATTTTTGAATATTGCTAAAGGAGAAAATCTATGGATATCGAAAAATTAAAGGAATCTTTTGAGTTTTCCCACACAAGTACAACTCCCTTATATATGCAGTTAGCATCGTTTTTTAAAATTTGTATCCAATCTGAAGTGTTAAAAATAGATGAGCAGCTTCCTACCGAGGAAAGCATCAGCAAAGCTTATGGCATCAGTCGCACTACCGTTCGTCAGACCATGGATCTACTGATCAAAGAAGGTTATCTGCTCCGTGTTCGAGGAAAAGGATCCTTTGTGATCCCCCGGAAACTAAACCGTTCCATCAATCGTTTGTATTCTTTTACATCCGACATTAAAGCTACCGGTGCGGTTCCTTCTTCTAAAGTATTGGAGGCTTGTATTGTAAAAGATCCACCGGAATATATTCTGGGAGAACTTCATCTTCCGGGCTCTCAGAAAACTTTATTCAAGCTTGTTCGCTTGCGATGCAGTGACTCTGTCCCGATCCTGATCGAAGAAACATATATTCCATATTATTTATGCAACGGCATCGAAACTTATTCATTTGAACGCAATTCTTTATATGATGTTCTTACTAAACAATACGGACTGAATCTTTACCATGCTACGGAATATATCGAAGCAGTTTCTCTGAAGGACAAAGAGAAAAAAATGCTTCAATGTTCCTGCTCCGCCGGATTTAAAATCCATCGAATCGCTTCTTTAGAGTCTGGATTCTCTTTTGAATATACGACTTCCATTACCCGTGGTGATCGAAGCCGCTTCCACCTG
This window of the Mediterraneibacter butyricigenes genome carries:
- a CDS encoding sugar ABC transporter ATP-binding protein; the protein is MAILEAKNIVKRFGGVTALSNGNITCREGKITGLLGTNGSGKSTISKIITGVYLPDGGTITYQGKEVAFRDPIEAKRAGIVMAFQNLSLIPDLTVWQNVVLSFEQRKGVFLDNQAAREKTRELIDQFVPGFDIERKVIQLNSSEKQIVEIIKAISEEPRLLILDEPTAALEQAQVKALFWYMKKLASEGVAIIFTSHRMGEIMEICDDIVVFNNGKNTGSIDFEKDGKNQDEIIGLITGDIEGTSEKHKNEDISEETKFEVKDLQYQEILKHINLSVKKGEVLGVGGLQGQGQVELMLALAGNYKKIKGQAILDGKEISLKSPKTTIREGIVFVPGDRQTEGLMMQDSVYQNMIMPKLAMKKQPLFTPVKKYQKEAEEVVKILSIKTDTIDQKVNNLSGGNQQKVVVGKWIPFDINVLLLSDPAKGVDIGAKQDLYDFVLKLAKEKGISVILYASDNEELVDYCNRVMVMYEGSIIKELSGDDITNANITKASLNLPEGERKEMEA
- a CDS encoding substrate-binding domain-containing protein, coding for MKKRLVSVLCAVAVLSTMLVGCSGGSGDKSDKASSDSKSENVMEGDVYKIIPEGDLVVGFTSGSSGTSWRDQMIDDFKEVAEEYKADGRLKDYKIVNNTTNGDATEQANIIRDFTADPDVNIIIVDANDSTALNEAIAEAQDAGKLVVIADTGCDAPGALNVQLDHTAWMKKNAEFIATALDGKGKLININGLDGNPADNARDKGLQEVLEENPDLEVVQKASGGWDQTQAKTACAQILSTTKDIDGIITQDGMAYGCLSACEDAGILPKAMIGDPGVAFFQEWKKLMDEGADFQACAQPNPPGIAASALRIAVNMAEGKELDESKLDGNIYYYQVQSFYTQDNFDDAMKLLDGKSDDYLLDEWFDEDGVQALFK
- a CDS encoding GntR family transcriptional regulator translates to MDIEKLKESFEFSHTSTTPLYMQLASFFKICIQSEVLKIDEQLPTEESISKAYGISRTTVRQTMDLLIKEGYLLRVRGKGSFVIPRKLNRSINRLYSFTSDIKATGAVPSSKVLEACIVKDPPEYILGELHLPGSQKTLFKLVRLRCSDSVPILIEETYIPYYLCNGIETYSFERNSLYDVLTKQYGLNLYHATEYIEAVSLKDKEKKMLQCSCSAGFKIHRIASLESGFSFEYTTSITRGDRSRFHLDLYNTPNSEKNIKLNFF